From a single Haladaptatus cibarius D43 genomic region:
- a CDS encoding aldehyde dehydrogenase family protein has translation MKSGTFENEQTVQTHQQKGTTEEFHQAYEDAVETVRDELGGEYPLWISGQPVETDDTFTVTNPGDFDQVIGEFASGEPNHVDQAVEAASEAFDDWRNTSWEKRAEIFNQAADNIHDRKYELVATMALENGKNRGEAIAEVDEAIDFLRFYSQEIERNNGYTFDRGEPTPNQHCTNELLPYGVFGVVTPFNFPLAILAGMTTGAVITGNTAVVKPASTTPLVAHKFIEILNDAGIPDGVVNLVTGGGSSVGQPLIEHEDVVGFAFTGSRKVGLTIQETFQEMGKRGPVVAELGGKNPVIVSDTADLSKAVSGVKLGAFSFSGQKCSATSRVYVHEDVIDSFTEQLVAETMELTIGVPENEDTVVSPLIDDSALDRYHEICDLARADGTVHTGGEQVADSELPEGRYVQPTVVTDIPHDHELATEEHFLPFVTIHPVSSLDEAITKANDSDYALCAGLFSEGQEEIDVWFDRIESGMCYVNRSQSATTGALVHAQPFGGWKFSGTTGKFAGGYWYLPQFMRQQSRTVVGDVGNQ, from the coding sequence ATGAAGTCTGGTACCTTTGAGAACGAGCAAACCGTACAAACACACCAGCAAAAAGGAACCACAGAAGAGTTCCATCAAGCGTACGAAGATGCTGTCGAAACCGTTCGTGATGAGCTTGGAGGGGAGTATCCGCTTTGGATTTCCGGCCAGCCGGTTGAGACCGATGACACGTTTACGGTTACCAATCCTGGTGATTTCGACCAAGTGATCGGAGAATTCGCCTCGGGCGAACCGAACCATGTCGATCAAGCCGTTGAGGCTGCCTCCGAAGCATTCGACGACTGGCGAAACACTTCCTGGGAGAAGCGAGCCGAAATCTTCAACCAAGCAGCCGACAATATTCATGACCGGAAGTACGAGCTCGTTGCGACAATGGCTCTTGAAAACGGGAAAAATCGGGGTGAAGCAATCGCCGAAGTTGACGAGGCCATCGATTTCCTTCGATTCTACAGTCAGGAAATTGAAAGGAATAACGGTTACACGTTCGATAGAGGCGAACCAACACCGAACCAACACTGTACAAACGAACTTCTTCCATATGGTGTCTTCGGGGTTGTAACACCATTCAACTTCCCGTTGGCAATTCTGGCTGGAATGACGACCGGCGCAGTAATCACTGGAAACACTGCTGTCGTGAAACCGGCAAGCACGACTCCCTTGGTCGCGCATAAATTTATCGAAATACTGAATGATGCAGGGATTCCGGATGGTGTCGTAAATCTCGTTACTGGTGGAGGCAGCTCAGTCGGACAACCACTGATCGAGCATGAAGACGTCGTCGGCTTTGCCTTCACGGGGTCTCGAAAGGTCGGTCTTACCATTCAGGAGACTTTCCAGGAGATGGGAAAACGAGGGCCAGTTGTCGCCGAATTGGGTGGCAAAAACCCAGTCATTGTCTCTGATACAGCTGACCTGTCAAAAGCGGTGTCGGGAGTCAAGCTTGGGGCATTTTCTTTTAGCGGTCAAAAGTGTTCAGCGACATCTCGCGTCTATGTCCACGAAGATGTTATTGATTCGTTCACTGAGCAGTTGGTCGCAGAAACTATGGAGTTGACGATTGGCGTACCAGAAAACGAGGACACCGTAGTTTCACCGCTTATCGACGACAGTGCCTTGGATCGATATCACGAAATCTGCGACTTGGCACGGGCTGACGGTACAGTACATACTGGTGGTGAGCAGGTTGCCGACTCAGAACTACCCGAGGGTCGATACGTACAACCAACTGTCGTAACGGATATTCCGCACGACCATGAGCTCGCAACGGAGGAACATTTCCTCCCGTTTGTAACTATCCATCCCGTCTCAAGTCTTGACGAAGCGATTACCAAGGCTAACGATAGTGACTATGCACTTTGTGCTGGTCTCTTCTCCGAGGGTCAGGAAGAAATCGACGTCTGGTTCGATCGAATCGAATCTGGAATGTGTTACGTGAACCGCTCACAAAGTGCCACAACCGGAGCGCTAGTCCATGCACAACCCTTCGGTGGCTGGAAATTCTCCGGAACGACTGGTAAATTCGCTGGTGGCTATTGGTATCTTCCCCAATTTATGCGCCAACAGAGTCGAACAGTTGTCGGAGACGTTGGAAACCAATAA
- a CDS encoding SDR family oxidoreductase: MTLGIEDNVALVTASSSGLGRASARVLAKEDANVVLNGRNKTDINEAVSALDGLGNGKVIGVQGDLTEKDDIKNLVQTTVDEFDRLDHLVTSAGGPPSGPFTETTDDDWYHAFDLLVMSVVRLVRESIPHLQDGQGGTIVNITSRSVKEAIDSLVLSNSVRMGVIGLEKTLSKELAPEIRANAVLPGPHETSRIQELVEQSVERGEYDSYEDGLQARGESIPLGRIGDPNELGEVVAFLSSPRSSYLNGVAIPIDGGAGAANL; the protein is encoded by the coding sequence ATGACCCTTGGAATAGAGGACAATGTGGCGTTAGTTACAGCATCGAGCAGTGGCCTTGGCAGAGCGTCGGCCAGAGTGCTTGCTAAAGAAGACGCGAACGTCGTACTCAACGGCCGAAACAAGACCGACATCAATGAAGCAGTTAGCGCCCTCGATGGTCTGGGGAATGGCAAGGTTATCGGTGTCCAAGGCGACCTCACGGAAAAAGACGATATCAAGAACCTTGTTCAAACAACCGTCGATGAATTTGACCGGTTGGATCATCTCGTCACCAGCGCTGGTGGTCCACCAAGCGGGCCATTCACGGAAACGACGGACGATGATTGGTATCACGCATTCGATTTGCTAGTCATGAGTGTGGTTCGTCTCGTTCGCGAATCGATTCCTCATCTTCAAGATGGTCAGGGCGGAACAATCGTCAATATCACATCTCGAAGTGTTAAAGAGGCTATTGACTCACTTGTACTTTCGAACTCGGTACGAATGGGCGTTATCGGTCTCGAAAAAACGCTCTCGAAAGAACTCGCGCCTGAAATCCGGGCAAATGCTGTGCTACCTGGTCCACACGAAACAAGCCGGATTCAGGAACTCGTTGAACAATCTGTCGAACGGGGTGAATACGATTCCTACGAAGATGGACTGCAGGCACGTGGTGAAAGTATCCCACTCGGACGGATTGGTGATCCGAACGAACTCGGAGAAGTCGTTGCATTCCTTTCTTCTCCCCGCTCGAGTTATTTAAATGGAGTCGCTATTCCGATTGATGGCGGAGCAGGTGCTGCAAACCTCTAA
- a CDS encoding cupin domain-containing protein, whose amino-acid sequence MKSVSFSNADTYEPDDGWQRVSLAGSDQFTFEWFEKPPGHSSPMHDHENEQVCIVLQGELTIHTEDDKTTLERFDSAWLDAWESHRVENTGDDRAVAIDVFAPGRGFEFWTDRED is encoded by the coding sequence ATGAAGTCTGTAAGCTTTAGTAACGCGGATACGTACGAACCTGACGACGGATGGCAGCGTGTGTCACTTGCCGGTAGTGACCAATTCACGTTCGAGTGGTTTGAGAAACCTCCAGGTCATTCGTCCCCAATGCACGACCATGAGAATGAGCAGGTTTGTATCGTTCTCCAGGGTGAACTCACTATTCACACAGAAGATGACAAAACCACCCTCGAGCGGTTCGACTCTGCCTGGCTAGATGCGTGGGAATCTCACCGTGTCGAAAATACCGGGGACGATCGCGCCGTCGCAATTGATGTCTTTGCACCCGGCCGAGGCTTCGAATTCTGGACCGACCGAGAAGACTAG
- a CDS encoding electron transfer flavoprotein subunit alpha/FixB family protein: protein MSEVLVVAEHRGGELRDVSFEAITAGKELASGLDASLAVVVIGENSKKFASELNRSGVDTVYWVPEGEKFNHDIYHQSIVSLASERNLVGVVMPHSVNGLDYAPAVASTLDTPIVTDVTGIETNDKIVLTRERHGSKVETDIVVTDGVPVATIRSTEWVKANSSGSATVREFPVDIERSTVAVEKFVDVMDGDVDISQADILISIGRGIEEEDNLTLIQELAEVMDATLSASRPIVDNGWLPDSRQVGQSGKVVTPDVYLAIGISGAVQHVAGMKGSDTIVAINTDPNAPIFDIADYGIVDDLFEVVPSLISQFE from the coding sequence ATGAGTGAAGTTCTGGTAGTCGCAGAACACCGTGGTGGAGAGCTTCGTGATGTAAGCTTTGAAGCAATAACCGCAGGTAAGGAGCTTGCCAGCGGTCTCGATGCCTCTCTCGCGGTCGTAGTCATTGGAGAGAATTCAAAGAAATTTGCGAGTGAATTGAATCGTAGTGGTGTAGATACGGTTTACTGGGTTCCTGAAGGGGAGAAGTTCAACCACGATATCTATCATCAAAGCATTGTTTCGCTTGCCAGCGAGCGAAATTTGGTTGGCGTCGTGATGCCGCACAGTGTCAATGGCCTAGACTATGCACCCGCCGTTGCAAGCACACTCGATACACCGATCGTTACAGACGTCACTGGCATCGAAACCAATGATAAAATCGTGCTAACACGCGAGCGACATGGATCGAAGGTTGAAACAGATATTGTAGTTACAGATGGTGTCCCGGTTGCAACCATTCGAAGTACTGAGTGGGTAAAAGCAAATTCGTCAGGCTCTGCCACTGTGCGTGAGTTTCCTGTCGATATCGAGAGATCCACAGTAGCTGTCGAAAAATTCGTTGATGTCATGGATGGAGATGTCGACATCTCACAAGCAGACATACTCATTAGCATCGGACGAGGTATTGAGGAAGAAGATAATCTCACTCTTATTCAGGAACTTGCAGAAGTGATGGACGCAACCCTATCAGCATCACGACCGATAGTTGATAATGGATGGCTGCCAGATAGCAGACAAGTTGGACAGTCGGGCAAGGTTGTAACCCCGGACGTTTATCTTGCCATCGGAATTTCCGGAGCAGTCCAGCACGTCGCAGGCATGAAGGGTTCAGACACCATCGTTGCAATCAATACTGATCCAAATGCCCCTATCTTCGATATTGCAGATTATGGTATCGTTGACGACCTTTTCGAAGTCGTGCCGTCGCTAATCAGCCAGTTCGAATAA
- a CDS encoding electron transfer flavoprotein subunit beta/FixA family protein has product MKVLVLVKEVAELAEDFEISDLVIKERYKEHVLNEWDEYAIETAVQISEERSEEVEIVSATIGPETCEETIRLALAKDVDRAIRFWDDIFSQDIVDARVRATVLEAIVDREKPDLILTGVQADDDGFGVTGVMLAERIGFHWAAVVNHLQLTEDTARVRRELEGGVEEVASVPLPAVLTIQTGINDPRYASLRGIRQAKRKEIEEIDLADLDLDSDHFTQQLERRSLVKPESESDMVRFEGEADEVASELAELLRERRVDA; this is encoded by the coding sequence ATGAAGGTGTTAGTATTGGTCAAAGAGGTTGCAGAGCTAGCTGAAGATTTCGAAATCAGCGACTTAGTGATCAAGGAGCGGTACAAAGAGCATGTGCTGAATGAGTGGGACGAGTATGCAATCGAGACGGCTGTCCAAATTAGTGAGGAACGTTCAGAAGAAGTCGAAATTGTTAGCGCCACCATCGGCCCAGAAACATGTGAGGAAACAATCCGTCTCGCGTTAGCAAAAGATGTGGACCGAGCCATTCGGTTCTGGGATGATATTTTCAGCCAAGATATCGTTGACGCGCGTGTACGTGCAACCGTACTTGAAGCCATCGTCGATCGCGAGAAGCCAGATCTGATTCTAACTGGCGTTCAGGCAGACGACGACGGTTTCGGCGTAACCGGTGTTATGCTTGCAGAGCGCATCGGATTCCATTGGGCTGCCGTGGTTAATCATCTTCAGCTCACCGAGGACACTGCTCGTGTTCGGCGGGAGCTTGAAGGTGGCGTTGAGGAGGTAGCGTCCGTCCCGCTTCCAGCTGTTCTTACCATCCAAACTGGAATAAACGATCCCCGATACGCAAGCCTTCGAGGCATTCGACAGGCAAAGAGGAAGGAAATTGAGGAAATAGACCTTGCGGATTTAGATCTTGACTCGGATCACTTTACACAACAGTTAGAGCGACGATCCCTTGTTAAACCGGAGAGTGAAAGCGACATGGTTCGTTTTGAGGGAGAAGCAGACGAAGTAGCGTCCGAACTTGCCGAGCTCCTCCGAGAAAGGAGGGTGGATGCATAA
- a CDS encoding M24 family metallopeptidase codes for MAPTRVPTAEYHSHISRVRDDLAANNADALCLFSSVDIGWLSGFHHLQTERPVCLAVTQDQVSLTVPRLELDRTDGDEFPLLDEIYWYYDYPGGSGTDATYYEHPSATPEEIIAEMLSDLNVEHVVADMNGAPGYWGYSGPTLDEFADVTVETVEWIKEYRKAKSPTEQSLMRESAKWGNLAHRKLEDYAEPGKHELWVAKKASLDASMAMLDTLGERYQSRLRGGFPASCGFLSGPNTALPHGLTENRRLEHGDVIITGATANVDGYISELERTMFIGEVSDEHRHYFEHMLEMQTLAIEACDPGVPVADVDQAVHDYCEEHGLLEYTQHHTGHNIGLGVHERGFLDRGSDEVIQPGHAYTIEPALFVPDVAGYRHSDTIIVTESGVESITYYPRDLESNIISY; via the coding sequence ATGGCTCCAACGAGAGTTCCAACAGCGGAGTACCACAGTCACATCTCGCGCGTTCGCGACGATCTCGCGGCTAATAATGCCGACGCCCTTTGCCTCTTTTCGTCAGTGGATATCGGTTGGTTGAGTGGGTTCCATCACTTGCAGACAGAGCGACCAGTTTGTCTCGCCGTCACACAAGACCAGGTAAGTCTCACAGTTCCACGATTGGAGCTAGATCGAACCGATGGCGATGAATTCCCGCTTCTCGATGAAATCTATTGGTACTACGATTATCCAGGGGGATCTGGGACAGATGCGACTTACTATGAACATCCATCTGCAACCCCGGAAGAAATCATTGCAGAGATGCTTTCTGACCTCAATGTCGAGCACGTTGTCGCAGATATGAACGGTGCACCTGGGTACTGGGGATACTCTGGCCCAACACTTGACGAGTTCGCCGATGTCACTGTTGAAACGGTGGAATGGATCAAAGAGTATCGGAAAGCTAAGTCACCCACCGAGCAGAGTCTGATGCGGGAATCTGCAAAATGGGGGAATCTCGCTCACCGAAAACTTGAGGATTATGCCGAGCCAGGGAAACATGAACTCTGGGTGGCAAAGAAGGCGAGCCTCGATGCGTCAATGGCAATGCTCGACACCCTTGGAGAGCGATACCAATCACGACTTCGAGGCGGTTTCCCGGCGTCATGTGGTTTTCTCTCTGGGCCAAACACTGCCCTTCCCCACGGGTTAACAGAAAACCGCCGGTTAGAACATGGAGACGTTATTATCACAGGTGCGACTGCAAACGTTGATGGCTACATTAGCGAACTCGAACGAACGATGTTCATCGGAGAAGTGAGTGACGAACATCGACATTACTTCGAGCATATGCTTGAGATGCAGACACTCGCGATCGAGGCGTGTGATCCCGGTGTTCCTGTCGCCGACGTTGACCAAGCCGTTCATGATTACTGCGAGGAGCACGGTCTCCTCGAATACACTCAGCATCATACAGGGCACAATATCGGCCTTGGTGTCCACGAACGCGGGTTCCTCGACAGAGGAAGCGACGAGGTTATCCAACCCGGACATGCCTACACGATTGAACCCGCCCTGTTCGTTCCAGATGTCGCCGGCTATCGGCACTCAGACACTATCATTGTTACAGAATCCGGTGTCGAGTCGATAACCTACTACCCAAGAGATTTGGAGAGTAACATCATCTCATATTGA
- a CDS encoding ABC transporter substrate-binding protein, with protein MASKPPHNKRIDRRAYLSALGMVGAGVATAGCSSNNGSEDDTNGSNGNTLIVGQNTKMSGDEPLDPHRATRIGTQEVLFAINEPLFRVNPDLKPVPHLAKKYSMNDDATEYTLILEEGIKFHNGEKLTAEVAKWNLDRFVSESPMGYLAGNVSKTEVTGDYEITVKYDSPFPLLPRGLSAWNSALVSKKAVEKAGKKYGQNVIVGTGPYKFKNWSRGAFIETERFDEYDWGPDWVQNTGPGKVKKFRFESHPEPTTLLNELTDGDVHLSKSVLLSDAKKVEQDSNTGLKRKKFTRQAYLCPNTQKEPMNDVRVRKAVTHAIKKDAVTEAALGGEGYDIWALMPPMAKNALDKDRAKRTGQQFNPGKARSLLEQAGWTNSKQGQVRSKGGKKLQIDFLTFTISREKKIGTTIQPMLEKVGFKTNLKILEAGTLYKKLEAGEHDLVVMGYGGQYALETLSATLTSAQSAKKGGTNYSLWENKEFDNLLQKAQTSTSDEKRNQAIVDAQLVVQEQAPVVPVLAYNKILGYKNSVSGIDTMTNDHPWWPVKEYLRHLELGL; from the coding sequence ATGGCTAGTAAGCCACCGCATAACAAGCGGATAGACCGACGGGCATACCTATCAGCTCTTGGGATGGTTGGTGCAGGAGTTGCTACGGCAGGTTGCAGTTCGAACAACGGATCGGAGGATGATACGAACGGATCAAACGGAAACACGCTCATTGTCGGTCAGAATACGAAGATGTCCGGCGATGAACCACTCGACCCGCACCGTGCCACACGCATTGGTACACAGGAAGTGTTGTTTGCTATCAACGAGCCGCTCTTTCGTGTCAATCCGGATCTGAAACCAGTTCCTCACTTGGCAAAGAAATACTCGATGAACGACGATGCGACCGAATATACTCTTATCCTCGAGGAAGGTATCAAGTTCCATAATGGTGAAAAACTAACTGCAGAGGTCGCAAAATGGAATCTCGATAGGTTCGTCAGTGAATCTCCGATGGGATATCTCGCAGGAAACGTCTCCAAAACAGAGGTCACGGGGGATTACGAAATCACCGTCAAGTACGATAGCCCATTCCCCTTGCTCCCGAGAGGCCTTTCAGCATGGAATTCTGCTCTCGTCTCAAAGAAGGCAGTTGAGAAAGCGGGCAAAAAATATGGCCAGAATGTTATCGTGGGAACCGGCCCCTATAAGTTCAAAAACTGGTCTCGTGGTGCTTTCATCGAGACGGAACGGTTTGATGAATATGACTGGGGACCAGATTGGGTTCAGAATACGGGTCCCGGAAAGGTGAAGAAATTCCGATTCGAATCCCATCCCGAACCGACGACCCTTCTCAATGAACTTACTGATGGCGATGTCCATCTTTCGAAGTCCGTGCTTCTTTCTGACGCTAAAAAAGTGGAGCAGGATTCTAATACGGGGCTCAAGCGCAAAAAATTCACCCGGCAGGCATATCTCTGTCCGAATACTCAGAAGGAGCCAATGAATGACGTGCGCGTTCGGAAAGCAGTTACACACGCGATAAAGAAAGATGCAGTTACTGAAGCAGCACTTGGTGGTGAAGGATACGATATTTGGGCGCTCATGCCACCAATGGCGAAAAATGCGTTGGATAAAGATCGTGCAAAGAGGACTGGACAACAGTTCAACCCTGGGAAAGCCCGCAGCCTTCTTGAACAAGCCGGATGGACGAACTCGAAACAGGGTCAAGTCAGATCGAAAGGTGGGAAGAAACTTCAAATTGACTTTCTCACATTTACGATCTCTCGGGAGAAGAAAATCGGAACAACGATACAGCCGATGTTAGAGAAGGTAGGTTTCAAAACGAATCTAAAGATTCTCGAAGCGGGGACACTCTACAAGAAACTTGAAGCTGGTGAACATGATTTGGTCGTGATGGGGTATGGCGGTCAGTATGCTCTTGAGACGCTTTCAGCGACTCTCACAAGCGCTCAAAGTGCTAAGAAGGGCGGAACGAACTACTCACTCTGGGAAAACAAGGAGTTCGACAATCTGCTTCAAAAAGCGCAGACGTCCACGAGCGATGAGAAGCGTAATCAAGCAATCGTTGATGCTCAACTCGTCGTACAAGAACAGGCCCCTGTCGTACCAGTTTTGGCTTATAACAAGATTCTCGGCTACAAAAATTCGGTTAGCGGTATCGATACGATGACGAACGATCATCCATGGTGGCCGGTCAAAGAGTACCTTCGCCATCTCGAACTCGGACTCTGA
- a CDS encoding ABC transporter permease, which produces MYKYIVRRLLVTIPVIIGVTIVISSIVYMAPGNPARIALGTNADAEAVADLEQEMGLNEPPHIRYLDWMWGVVQGDFGESIRGGREVTDMISERLVPTLELALVAMVITFIIALPLGVISAVKQYSWADNLSMLFAIFWISMPSFWLGLLLILVFSVRLDLFPISGRTGAIFTLTWLSSLALPAIATGTRRAGLLTRMTRSSMLEVLNEDYIRTARGKGIGEKSVIYTHAMKNAMIPIITLIGLQIPLIFSGTVIIETVFSWPGMGRLLVDAVLSRNYPVIQGTVLIYSIIVILSNLFVDITYSYFDPRISYD; this is translated from the coding sequence ATGTATAAGTACATCGTTAGACGACTCCTCGTGACTATCCCCGTCATCATCGGCGTCACGATCGTTATTTCATCGATTGTGTACATGGCACCAGGCAATCCGGCGCGAATTGCACTCGGTACGAACGCAGACGCGGAGGCAGTTGCAGATCTCGAACAAGAAATGGGATTGAATGAACCTCCTCACATTCGCTATCTTGACTGGATGTGGGGTGTCGTGCAAGGTGACTTTGGCGAGTCAATCCGTGGCGGTCGTGAAGTAACCGATATGATATCTGAGCGATTAGTTCCGACATTAGAGTTAGCCCTCGTTGCAATGGTGATCACCTTCATTATCGCACTTCCGCTTGGCGTCATCAGTGCAGTCAAACAGTACAGTTGGGCCGATAATTTGTCGATGCTCTTCGCCATCTTCTGGATATCAATGCCGTCATTCTGGCTTGGGTTACTACTTATCTTGGTCTTCTCAGTCAGACTGGATCTGTTCCCAATTTCCGGTCGAACCGGAGCGATATTCACACTAACTTGGTTGTCTTCCCTCGCACTGCCCGCTATCGCGACGGGAACCCGTCGTGCTGGCCTCCTCACACGAATGACCCGGTCGTCAATGTTGGAGGTTCTCAATGAGGATTACATCAGAACTGCTCGTGGGAAAGGAATCGGTGAAAAAAGCGTCATTTATACGCATGCTATGAAAAACGCGATGATTCCGATTATCACCCTTATTGGGCTCCAAATTCCACTAATTTTCTCCGGTACCGTCATTATCGAGACGGTTTTTTCGTGGCCTGGAATGGGCCGACTACTCGTTGATGCTGTCCTTTCGAGGAATTATCCTGTAATTCAGGGAACCGTCCTCATATATTCGATTATCGTCATCCTCTCGAATCTCTTCGTCGATATAACTTATAGTTATTTCGACCCTCGAATTTCCTACGACTAA
- a CDS encoding 2-amino-3,7-dideoxy-D-threo-hept-6-ulosonate synthase: MSTGIDARLARIGTDGRILNVPMDHGITIGATPGLKRIEDTIDAVTRGGADSVLTQKGLARRVHPNKNGKGYIIHLNASTTLGPDTNDKRVTGTVAEAVRLGADAVSLHMNVGSDSEPKQIEQLAGITRDAAEYGMPVLAMTYARGPGVDEDNADQAGHAVRLAEEVGADVAKTGYTGSAQSFKEVVNSTELPVIMAGGNPQSDRDMLENVRGAMDAGAAGVSMGRSIFQHEDPEAMTRAVSSIVHSDNGVDESLERAKL, from the coding sequence ATGTCAACCGGAATCGACGCACGACTCGCACGCATTGGAACTGACGGACGAATCCTTAACGTCCCGATGGATCACGGGATTACTATCGGTGCAACTCCGGGACTGAAACGGATTGAAGACACAATTGATGCGGTCACACGCGGAGGAGCCGACAGCGTTCTCACCCAGAAAGGACTTGCACGTCGTGTCCACCCGAACAAGAACGGAAAAGGCTACATTATTCATCTGAATGCATCAACTACACTTGGCCCGGATACGAACGATAAGCGGGTTACTGGTACTGTCGCAGAAGCCGTACGACTCGGTGCTGACGCTGTTTCGCTCCATATGAATGTTGGGAGTGACTCTGAGCCAAAACAGATAGAGCAACTCGCTGGGATTACACGTGATGCTGCAGAATACGGGATGCCAGTGCTCGCAATGACGTACGCTCGTGGCCCTGGTGTCGATGAGGACAATGCTGACCAGGCTGGCCACGCGGTTCGGTTAGCAGAGGAGGTTGGAGCAGATGTCGCAAAAACCGGATACACAGGTAGTGCACAAAGTTTCAAGGAGGTAGTAAATTCAACAGAACTTCCAGTCATCATGGCCGGAGGAAATCCACAAAGCGACCGTGACATGCTCGAGAACGTTCGCGGGGCAATGGATGCTGGTGCAGCAGGCGTTTCCATGGGAAGGAGTATTTTCCAACACGAAGACCCAGAGGCAATGACGCGTGCCGTCTCTAGTATCGTCCACTCAGACAACGGCGTCGACGAATCTCTCGAACGCGCAAAGCTATAA
- a CDS encoding ABC transporter permease produces the protein MAQKQGTQSDIAQQRVDTSFRSRSKVVVRRLRRSNFALFGLGIVMVLLLTAAFAPFIAPFEPTNQHYNALKQPPSLEHPFGTDTYGRDIFSRVVFGARYTVFLGIVIVGIQMIIGVSFGLIAGYYGGWTESAIMRLVDISLSIPAIVLALAIAGMLGGGLIPLVVAVSLVGWRGFARLVRGDVKSVMEEEYIESARAAGATDLRITARHILPNAASSIIVYATLTIPTVILWSAALSFLGMGVQPPKPEWGALIAAGRGEIADAWWIATFPGLAIMLVVIGFNALGDGLRDALDPKQSQ, from the coding sequence ATGGCACAGAAGCAGGGAACGCAGAGCGATATAGCCCAGCAGCGGGTGGATACGAGTTTCCGTTCACGGTCGAAGGTTGTCGTTCGACGACTCAGGCGAAGTAACTTCGCTCTATTCGGACTCGGCATCGTGATGGTGCTTCTGCTTACAGCAGCATTCGCACCATTTATCGCACCATTCGAACCAACGAACCAGCATTATAATGCCCTCAAACAACCACCGTCTCTCGAACATCCATTCGGGACAGACACCTATGGGCGTGATATTTTCTCGCGTGTCGTCTTTGGGGCCCGATATACGGTCTTTCTTGGCATCGTTATCGTCGGAATTCAAATGATAATCGGCGTCTCATTCGGATTGATTGCAGGGTATTACGGTGGTTGGACGGAATCAGCAATCATGCGACTAGTGGATATCAGTCTCTCAATCCCCGCAATCGTGCTTGCTCTTGCGATTGCAGGGATGCTCGGTGGAGGCTTAATTCCGCTTGTTGTCGCTGTGAGCCTTGTCGGTTGGCGAGGATTTGCTCGCCTAGTACGAGGTGATGTCAAGTCAGTAATGGAAGAAGAGTATATCGAGTCAGCACGAGCGGCCGGTGCGACAGATCTCCGAATCACCGCGCGCCATATCTTGCCAAACGCCGCATCCAGTATCATTGTCTACGCAACGCTCACCATTCCAACCGTGATTCTTTGGAGCGCAGCACTGTCGTTCCTTGGAATGGGTGTCCAACCACCAAAGCCCGAATGGGGCGCGCTCATCGCTGCCGGACGTGGTGAAATCGCTGATGCTTGGTGGATCGCAACATTTCCCGGTCTTGCGATTATGTTGGTCGTCATCGGATTCAACGCGCTCGGGGATGGCCTTAGAGATGCATTAGACCCAAAACAATCACAATAA